In Candidatus Thorarchaeota archaeon, the sequence GTATCGGCACAGGAAGCAGCATCATAATCCCCTATGACAATAATGCGGAAAGTCTTCACGAAATCAGGCACCATTTCGATGTACCTTGTTTGATAACCCCGTGATTCTAAGAAGTCGACAGCTTCTTCGCGAGGCATGAAGCGCATCTCTACGTCAATACCTTCTTGAACGACTGAATTGACACCCTGCTCAGCGTCACGCTTCATATCATCATCGAAATCATCAATGGGCTGATAGTCAGCACGACCATGGTCTGGCTTAATCATACTCCCAACGGTCTCAAGTCCGTAATTCTTCTGGAGGTATCTAGACAGGATATGTTGAGCGGTGTGAAATCGCATGCAGCGATATCTTCGTTCCCAGTCAATAACACCGTGAACTTCATCATCAACTTCAATGCCCTCCAATGAATCAATCTTATGATACACTGTCTGACCTTTCTTTGTAGTCCGATCGACATGATACTCTTTGCCTCCCACCTTGAGTACTCCGTAGTCTCCCACCTGCCCTCCACCACGTGGATAGAAAGCAGTGCGATCGAGAACTACTGAATCATCCGTAATTTCCTCTACTTTTGCATCAAATTCCTTGGCGTAATTGTTCTTCATATGCAGCAATTCAGTCATTGATGGTAGCCTCTATTTGCGATGCTGGCGCTTCCATTCATTGAGAGCTAGTTCTTTTGCCTCCT encodes:
- a CDS encoding alanyl-tRNA editing protein, with amino-acid sequence MTELLHMKNNYAKEFDAKVEEITDDSVVLDRTAFYPRGGGQVGDYGVLKVGGKEYHVDRTTKKGQTVYHKIDSLEGIEVDDEVHGVIDWERRYRCMRFHTAQHILSRYLQKNYGLETVGSMIKPDHGRADYQPIDDFDDDMKRDAEQGVNSVVQEGIDVEMRFMPREEAVDFLESRGYQTRYIEMVPDFVKTFRIIVIGDYDAASCADT